A stretch of the Candidatus Binataceae bacterium genome encodes the following:
- a CDS encoding HNH endonuclease: MAAAAQATMGGGVLNSKVLVLNRSYLPVHVTSVKRAFALLYQGVARAVDEHYRTFDFASWRDLAVEMHHERVGIIGGLMRVPRVLLLVAYERVPKRHVRFSRFNIYARDNNTCQYCGRRLPRTDLNLDHVIPRSRGGTSTWENVVCSCHGCNRRKGGRTPEEARMLLIRKPERPHWTPFSSEMFSLRNYREWMPFLTTVDSAYWNAELVPE, translated from the coding sequence ATGGCTGCCGCAGCACAGGCCACGATGGGCGGGGGCGTGCTTAACAGCAAGGTGCTGGTGCTGAACCGCTCTTATCTACCGGTCCATGTGACGTCGGTAAAGCGGGCCTTCGCGTTGCTCTACCAGGGCGTAGCGCGGGCCGTCGATGAGCACTATCGAACTTTCGATTTTGCGAGCTGGCGGGATCTTGCCGTCGAGATGCATCATGAGCGGGTAGGGATAATCGGCGGGTTGATGCGCGTTCCGCGGGTGCTTTTGCTGGTTGCCTACGAGCGGGTGCCGAAACGCCACGTCCGCTTCTCCCGCTTTAATATCTACGCGCGCGACAACAATACCTGCCAGTACTGTGGCCGCCGCTTGCCGCGCACCGATCTTAACCTCGACCACGTCATCCCGCGCTCGCGCGGCGGCACCTCCACCTGGGAGAACGTCGTCTGCTCGTGTCACGGCTGCAATCGTCGCAAAGGCGGCCGCACGCCGGAGGAGGCGCGGATGCTGCTAATTCGCAAGCCGGAGCGGCCGCACTGGACGCCCTTCAGCAGCGAGATGTTCAGTCTGCGCAATTATCGCGAGTGGATGCCTTTCCTGACCACGGTTGACAGCGCCTACTGGAACGCCGAACTGGTTCCGGAATAG
- the smc gene encoding chromosome segregation protein SMC: MRLKSLDVVGFKSFLEPTVISFSPGITAVVGPNGCGKSNVVDAIRWVLGEQAPTRLRGKSAEDLIYAGNESNQPAGLAEVTLLLEADDVVLPEPYATLSEVAVTRRVYRSGEAEYLLNRIPCRLKDITEFFMAAQIHSRGYALVEQGRIDEIIQAKPHELRAMVEEAAGLALFKGRRELSERKLERVRENLTRVDDVVAEIERQLNFARRQAKKAEAYKVIRAELGELEQLTAARRILDEQAELNAQSARAEQLDDQAIAARAAFEAARQAAEEAGAALAAARGALVATERELTNLQRAFEERARSRGFLERRLASLRELTPQIIARLSELEAQATTARACRAETGARLARARLAPDGDGEERLKPLGEAHRAAEARLRAGERRVEELKDQLSEMLREAAVTRGRLGDLAGERADTVQRLAAMAGELPALANAVNDARASLHQAESAKRESHARVARSENLQGDSAERAFQLRAALEQARLKLAAAVDARDRAGVNARRIVPNGAGERLRGVLDSLNGDGPAIPPAMLLDVMKAPPALEPALRAVLGEQLDAVIVDSPHFALRAIEVLKERDSGRLSFISQAMQVVSGVHETIHAPGIAGRLLEMVEVEPRFAPLAEALMGHVLVAQDLRAALAASNLNGHGAIFVTPEGDMLWPDRMISGGSGGRRDDAGEIDMRQRAAALEAGERAVAVAASDYEELQRRADWARITVRDELTELERGRAEVIASERATETARAALAKAEQQMALAEANRAAGERRVDEAAKLAVAANVRLEELARGEQELRARLGDAADDLSETRSAARRLGDELIEFGARIAARKAALKAFVLELSHRQSTAAGLESQIRRDREELERVGAECAEFERELAMLAEQDAGAAARRIELAAALEELTERQRDCETRLAAARTELALTEERANALAAELIQCQLDREHARTLAAELERGFGEKFPAAFAAVVDELRPRLADGDPHREEERLSELRARAERIGEVNLAADSEVRELEERAASLGAERADLQQAADDLAQTVQKLNREARKRFAETFEGAAKNFAELFPKLMRGGRGHLELCAADDVLDAGVNILVQPAGKRVKEIGLLSGGEKALSAMALIFALFLLNPSPFCIMDEVDAPLDEFSLAAFTALVQELKSRSQFIIVTHNQRTMQAADQIHGVTMERPGISRVLSLSIPQAA; encoded by the coding sequence ATGCGTCTCAAAAGCCTGGATGTTGTAGGCTTCAAATCCTTTCTTGAGCCGACGGTTATCAGCTTTAGCCCGGGGATCACGGCGGTGGTCGGCCCGAATGGCTGCGGCAAGTCCAATGTGGTTGACGCGATTCGCTGGGTGCTCGGCGAGCAGGCGCCGACCCGCCTGCGCGGCAAATCTGCTGAAGACCTGATCTACGCCGGCAATGAGTCGAATCAGCCGGCCGGACTCGCCGAGGTTACGTTGCTGCTCGAAGCGGACGACGTCGTTCTGCCGGAGCCTTACGCTACGCTCAGCGAGGTCGCCGTGACGCGCCGGGTCTATCGCTCAGGCGAAGCGGAATATCTGCTCAACCGGATCCCCTGCCGCCTCAAGGACATCACGGAGTTCTTCATGGCGGCGCAAATCCATAGCCGCGGTTATGCCCTGGTCGAGCAAGGGCGGATCGACGAAATTATCCAGGCTAAGCCGCACGAACTGCGTGCGATGGTCGAAGAGGCGGCCGGGCTCGCGCTGTTTAAGGGCCGGCGCGAACTCAGTGAACGCAAGCTCGAACGCGTGCGCGAGAATCTGACGCGGGTCGATGATGTCGTTGCCGAAATCGAACGGCAGCTCAACTTCGCCCGCCGCCAAGCCAAAAAGGCCGAGGCCTACAAGGTAATCCGCGCTGAACTCGGGGAGCTCGAGCAACTGACTGCGGCCCGGCGCATCTTGGATGAACAGGCCGAGCTGAACGCACAGTCAGCTCGTGCAGAGCAGCTCGATGATCAGGCGATAGCGGCTCGCGCCGCGTTCGAGGCGGCGCGGCAGGCCGCGGAAGAGGCGGGCGCGGCGCTGGCCGCGGCGCGCGGCGCGCTGGTCGCGACTGAACGAGAACTGACCAATCTGCAGCGCGCGTTCGAGGAGCGCGCGCGCTCGCGCGGCTTCCTCGAACGCCGCCTCGCCAGCTTGCGCGAATTGACCCCGCAGATCATCGCGCGGCTCAGTGAACTAGAGGCGCAAGCGACGACGGCGCGAGCCTGCCGGGCCGAGACCGGCGCGCGGCTGGCGCGCGCGCGTCTCGCGCCTGATGGCGACGGCGAGGAGCGGCTCAAGCCGCTCGGCGAAGCCCATCGCGCGGCTGAGGCGCGGCTGCGTGCGGGCGAACGCCGCGTCGAAGAGCTCAAAGACCAACTGAGCGAAATGCTGCGCGAAGCCGCGGTGACGCGCGGGCGGCTCGGCGATCTCGCCGGCGAGCGCGCTGACACCGTGCAGCGTCTGGCCGCGATGGCCGGTGAACTGCCGGCGCTGGCGAACGCGGTAAACGATGCGCGCGCGAGTTTGCATCAGGCGGAGAGCGCGAAACGCGAGAGCCACGCGCGCGTCGCGCGCAGCGAGAACCTCCAGGGCGACAGTGCCGAGCGCGCGTTTCAGCTCCGCGCCGCCCTCGAACAGGCGCGGCTAAAACTGGCTGCGGCCGTTGACGCGCGCGATCGCGCGGGCGTCAACGCGCGTCGAATTGTGCCCAACGGCGCCGGCGAGCGGCTGCGCGGCGTGCTCGATTCCCTCAACGGCGACGGCCCGGCGATTCCGCCCGCGATGCTGCTCGACGTGATGAAAGCGCCGCCGGCGCTCGAACCGGCGCTGCGCGCCGTACTGGGCGAGCAGCTCGACGCCGTCATCGTCGATTCACCCCACTTCGCTCTGCGGGCGATCGAAGTGCTCAAGGAACGCGACAGCGGACGGCTCAGCTTTATATCGCAGGCGATGCAGGTCGTCAGCGGCGTTCACGAGACGATCCACGCACCGGGGATCGCCGGGCGGCTGCTCGAAATGGTCGAGGTCGAGCCGCGCTTCGCGCCCCTGGCCGAGGCGCTGATGGGCCACGTGCTGGTGGCTCAGGATTTGCGCGCTGCGCTGGCGGCGTCGAACCTCAACGGTCATGGCGCCATCTTCGTCACCCCCGAGGGGGACATGCTGTGGCCCGACCGCATGATCAGTGGTGGCAGCGGCGGCCGCCGCGACGACGCCGGTGAGATCGATATGCGCCAGCGCGCGGCGGCGCTCGAAGCCGGCGAGCGTGCGGTTGCCGTTGCCGCATCCGACTATGAGGAGTTGCAGCGCCGGGCGGACTGGGCGCGGATCACGGTCCGCGACGAACTCACCGAACTGGAGCGGGGGCGCGCCGAAGTGATCGCGAGCGAGCGCGCGACCGAGACGGCGCGCGCGGCGCTGGCCAAGGCCGAGCAGCAGATGGCGCTGGCGGAGGCAAATCGCGCAGCGGGCGAGCGCCGAGTGGATGAAGCGGCGAAGCTGGCGGTCGCGGCGAATGTGCGCCTTGAGGAATTGGCGCGCGGTGAGCAGGAGCTTCGCGCGCGACTGGGCGACGCCGCCGACGACCTGAGCGAGACGCGCTCGGCGGCGCGACGGCTCGGCGACGAACTGATCGAATTCGGGGCGCGGATCGCTGCGCGCAAGGCCGCGCTCAAGGCGTTCGTGCTTGAGTTAAGCCATCGGCAGAGTACGGCGGCGGGACTCGAGAGCCAGATTCGGCGCGATCGCGAGGAGCTTGAGCGGGTCGGCGCCGAATGCGCGGAGTTCGAACGCGAGCTCGCGATGCTCGCCGAGCAAGATGCGGGCGCCGCGGCGCGGCGGATTGAGCTCGCCGCTGCACTTGAGGAGCTGACCGAGCGGCAGCGCGATTGCGAGACCCGCCTCGCGGCCGCACGGACGGAGCTGGCGCTTACTGAAGAACGCGCGAACGCGCTCGCGGCGGAGCTGATCCAGTGCCAACTCGATCGCGAACATGCGCGAACCTTGGCCGCTGAGCTTGAGCGCGGCTTCGGCGAGAAATTTCCGGCCGCTTTCGCCGCCGTCGTCGACGAACTGCGGCCGCGCCTGGCAGACGGCGACCCGCATCGCGAGGAGGAGCGGCTGAGTGAGTTGCGCGCCCGCGCCGAGCGGATCGGCGAAGTCAATCTGGCCGCCGACAGCGAAGTCAGAGAGCTTGAGGAGCGCGCCGCGAGCCTGGGCGCCGAGCGCGCGGATTTGCAGCAGGCGGCGGACGACCTCGCGCAGACCGTGCAGAAGCTCAATCGCGAGGCGCGCAAGCGCTTCGCGGAGACCTTTGAGGGCGCGGCGAAAAACTTCGCCGAGCTCTTTCCGAAACTGATGCGCGGCGGCCGCGGTCATCTGGAGCTATGCGCCGCCGACGACGTGCTCGACGCCGGCGTCAATATCCTCGTGCAGCCTGCGGGCAAGCGAGTCAAGGAGATCGGCCTGCTTTCGGGCGGCGAAAAGGCGCTCTCTGCAATGGCGCTGATCTTCGCGCTCTTCCTGCTCAATCCGAGTCCCTTCTGCATCATGGACGAAGTCGACGCGCCGCTCGATGAATTCAGTCTCGCCGCGTTCACCGCGCTGGTGCAGGAGCTCAAATCCCGCTCGCAGTTCATTATCGTGACGCACAATCAGCGCACCATGCAGGCGGCGGATCAGATCCATGGCGTGACGATGGAACGCCCGGGAATCTCGCGCGTGCTGTCGTTGAGTATCCCGCAAGCCGCTTGA